Proteins found in one Helicobacter kayseriensis genomic segment:
- a CDS encoding class I SAM-dependent methyltransferase — protein sequence MLWHFLRNPRKTGAICSSSKSLAQAMIKEVGIEKAKNIAEIGAGLGVFTQEILKVKQDQSRFFVFEINKYFVQELQKKFPEISLYHCGAENMLQILSDENVDALDVVISGLPWSIFSNKEQDVLLEEIYQSLKHGGIFSTFAYIFPTPQARSFKKKLFKKFSSVKISKIIWKNLPPAYVYYCQK from the coding sequence ATGTTGTGGCATTTTTTAAGAAATCCTCGAAAAACAGGAGCAATTTGTTCAAGTTCCAAAAGTTTGGCTCAAGCAATGATTAAAGAAGTAGGGATTGAAAAGGCAAAAAATATCGCTGAAATCGGAGCGGGATTAGGTGTTTTTACACAAGAAATCTTAAAAGTCAAGCAAGATCAGAGTAGATTTTTTGTGTTTGAGATCAACAAATATTTTGTTCAAGAATTGCAAAAAAAATTTCCAGAAATTTCCCTATATCACTGTGGAGCAGAGAATATGCTTCAAATTTTATCAGACGAAAATGTTGATGCCTTAGATGTTGTTATTTCGGGATTACCTTGGAGTATTTTTTCAAATAAAGAACAAGATGTGCTACTTGAAGAAATTTATCAATCTCTAAAGCATGGGGGGATTTTTTCAACATTTGCCTATATTTTCCCTACGCCTCAGGCCAGAAGCTTCAAAAAGAAACTGTTTAAGAAATTTTCTTCTGTAAAAATCTCAAAAATCATTTGGAAAAATCTTCCTCCAGCATATGTGTATTATTGTCAGAAGTAA
- a CDS encoding molybdopterin molybdotransferase MoeA, producing the protein MKQNISFEESLELLRSLEIPEIGSEKVFLSDSLNRVLAQDIVASENMPMHCTSAMDGYAFSSKDLSLFQTQGLKISGVNKAGELEIPQCNQGECIKTFTGSKMPEGCDMLILVEHTQEEEGRLKILPNSPIPSPNQWIRQIGENYKKGEVLLKKGMKITPFEIGLLAELNYVFVPVFIRPKLAILSGGDEIMEIGEEKRDNAIRSVNNHLLKAIAQIWGAEVHLFPLMQDCKEEIRKQVLGALRSCDILITTGGASKGDFDYVQEVLQEECDMCFKGVRMKPGKPVGFGIYKDRTYVFGLPGFPNSCAVTFMLFVRIVFTKMLKVSFDALIPSFKARLIEDIVRADQRAELRICDLKLNEGRYEVGFWNKKTLQSSVINNFCNSSALIYLKENGSDLQAGEEVDIILLSHLLYF; encoded by the coding sequence ATGAAACAAAATATTAGTTTTGAAGAAAGTCTTGAGCTTTTAAGGAGTCTAGAAATTCCAGAAATAGGGAGTGAAAAGGTTTTTTTAAGCGATTCCCTTAATAGAGTGCTAGCTCAAGATATTGTCGCTTCTGAAAATATGCCTATGCACTGCACCTCAGCAATGGATGGATATGCTTTTTCTTCTAAAGATTTATCGCTTTTTCAAACTCAAGGATTAAAAATTTCTGGAGTCAATAAGGCTGGAGAGCTAGAAATCCCTCAATGCAATCAAGGAGAATGCATCAAGACCTTTACGGGATCCAAAATGCCAGAAGGATGTGATATGCTGATTTTGGTTGAGCATACGCAAGAAGAAGAGGGGAGATTGAAAATACTTCCAAACTCTCCTATTCCTTCTCCAAATCAATGGATACGCCAAATTGGAGAAAATTATAAAAAAGGTGAAGTTTTACTGAAAAAGGGGATGAAGATCACTCCCTTTGAAATTGGGCTTTTGGCAGAACTTAATTATGTCTTTGTTCCTGTTTTTATTCGTCCAAAGCTTGCTATTTTAAGTGGAGGGGATGAGATTATGGAAATAGGGGAAGAGAAAAGAGATAATGCAATCAGAAGTGTCAATAATCACCTTCTTAAGGCTATAGCACAAATATGGGGAGCAGAGGTGCATCTGTTTCCTTTGATGCAGGATTGCAAGGAGGAAATTCGCAAACAAGTATTGGGAGCACTAAGGAGTTGTGATATTTTGATCACAACGGGGGGTGCTAGCAAAGGAGATTTTGACTATGTGCAAGAAGTTCTTCAGGAGGAGTGCGATATGTGCTTTAAGGGTGTGAGAATGAAGCCTGGAAAGCCTGTTGGCTTTGGAATCTATAAAGATCGCACCTATGTCTTTGGTCTTCCAGGATTTCCAAACTCTTGTGCTGTGACTTTTATGCTTTTTGTGCGTATTGTATTTACAAAAATGTTGAAAGTCTCGTTTGATGCTTTGATCCCAAGCTTTAAAGCTCGGCTGATTGAAGATATCGTGCGAGCAGATCAAAGAGCTGAATTGAGAATCTGCGATCTTAAACTCAATGAAGGAAGATATGAGGTTGGCTTCTGGAATAAAAAAACCCTGCAAAGCTCTGTGATCAATAATTTTTGTAATTCTAGTGCCTTAATCTATTTGAAAGAAAATGGTAGCGATCTTCAGGCTGGAGAAGAGGTGGATATCATTTTGCTTTCACACTTGCTATATTTCTAG
- a CDS encoding DUF3943 domain-containing protein: protein MLTITGSLAGAGILFLMPESVTKWDKEDIKNLGTNYLRKVKSGPVVDKDEWWLNWITHPYWGAVYYLQTRRAGFNWGFSTFYSFLCSTFFWEYGIEAFAETPSWQDLVVTPALGSLFGELFYLGINYIQNNNSELFGSKFLGGLMLFLMDPIGFVIQDLKLGKAMGIKNTQDFQSFYLPKKDGITFVATYRW from the coding sequence ATGCTAACAATCACAGGATCGCTTGCTGGGGCAGGGATTTTGTTTTTGATGCCAGAATCTGTCACAAAATGGGATAAAGAAGATATTAAGAATCTTGGGACAAATTATCTGCGCAAAGTGAAGAGTGGGCCTGTTGTAGATAAAGATGAGTGGTGGCTCAATTGGATCACGCATCCTTATTGGGGTGCGGTTTATTATCTTCAAACGCGTAGAGCAGGGTTTAATTGGGGATTTTCTACCTTTTATAGTTTTTTATGCTCCACCTTTTTCTGGGAATATGGAATCGAAGCGTTTGCAGAAACACCAAGTTGGCAAGATTTAGTTGTAACTCCCGCTCTTGGATCTCTTTTTGGAGAACTCTTTTATTTGGGAATCAACTATATCCAAAACAATAATTCTGAATTGTTTGGATCAAAATTTTTGGGCGGTTTGATGCTTTTTTTGATGGATCCTATTGGTTTTGTTATTCAAGATCTCAAATTGGGGAAGGCAATGGGGATCAAAAATACACAAGACTTTCAGAGTTTTTATCTCCCCAAAAAAGATGGTATTACCTTTGTAGCCACTTATCGTTGGTAG
- a CDS encoding cation:proton antiporter → MGFTVGVLALGIAVVINILFKRIDIPVIIGYIVTGVIIVYAFDLRALSDAGALNGIAEFGIVFLMFMIGLEFNFPRIKSMKQEVLIFGGLQVILTMTVFFLISHYVFGSEVITSIIIACAFSLSSTAIVLKSFEESRVIGTGYGRSSLGILIMQDIAVIPILLMVAIFSNQDAHFVPLLIKTMISAIVVLFILFVPGKFVATRILKFAADTHMDEIFVGTVLFIVLGAALLSEYFEFSHSLGAFIAGMVISSSKYKYQVEADLTHFRDIFLGLFFVTVGMQVNLEFLMQNFFLIGVFLILVMCLKVGIIFTILKLFRKSAKVSLKTALALCQIGEFSFAIFLMAQQNQLLQINQDSPFLQLLISSGILESGFSTQEMNQSLTLMVILSMIATPFILKNLRKIAELFLPQINTKQESCDIGYIQDMKDQLAQHVVVCGYGTFGQETVRYLKEAQIPYIAIDYNLSRVEEGNKKGDYVVFGNIAQTSILDKLNLSQALAVIIALDHTSRIQHICESILAKFPHCKIVAKVATEEEEEELRDLNLPLIINEKREIARILSSAALKTPSLS, encoded by the coding sequence ATGGGATTTACAGTCGGAGTATTGGCTTTAGGGATTGCTGTTGTGATTAATATTCTTTTTAAGAGGATTGATATTCCTGTGATTATTGGTTATATCGTCACTGGTGTGATCATTGTCTATGCCTTTGATTTAAGGGCACTTTCTGATGCGGGAGCTTTAAATGGTATCGCTGAATTTGGAATTGTTTTTTTGATGTTTATGATTGGTCTTGAATTTAATTTCCCCCGCATTAAATCAATGAAACAAGAAGTTTTGATTTTTGGGGGATTGCAAGTCATACTTACCATGACTGTTTTTTTCTTAATCTCACATTATGTTTTTGGTTCTGAAGTGATTACTTCCATCATTATCGCGTGTGCATTTTCCCTCTCTTCTACAGCAATTGTTTTGAAAAGTTTTGAAGAGAGTAGAGTGATTGGTACAGGATATGGAAGAAGCTCTTTAGGAATCCTTATCATGCAAGATATTGCAGTGATTCCTATTTTGCTTATGGTGGCAATTTTTAGCAATCAAGATGCGCATTTTGTCCCTCTTTTGATTAAGACGATGATTTCTGCAATTGTTGTTCTTTTTATTCTTTTTGTTCCAGGTAAATTTGTCGCGACAAGAATTTTAAAGTTTGCAGCAGATACGCATATGGATGAGATTTTTGTGGGCACAGTTTTGTTTATCGTTTTGGGTGCAGCGCTTTTAAGCGAATATTTTGAGTTTTCTCATTCTTTGGGGGCATTTATTGCAGGAATGGTGATTTCTAGTTCAAAATACAAATACCAAGTTGAAGCTGATCTCACCCATTTTCGCGATATTTTCTTGGGACTCTTTTTTGTTACAGTTGGAATGCAAGTCAATTTAGAGTTTTTGATGCAAAACTTTTTTTTGATTGGGGTATTTTTAATCCTTGTTATGTGTTTGAAGGTGGGGATTATTTTTACTATTTTGAAACTTTTTAGAAAAAGTGCAAAAGTGTCCCTAAAAACAGCCCTTGCATTGTGCCAAATTGGGGAATTTTCATTTGCAATTTTCTTAATGGCTCAGCAAAATCAGCTTTTGCAAATCAATCAAGACAGCCCATTTTTACAATTATTGATTTCTAGTGGGATTTTAGAATCTGGCTTTTCAACACAAGAGATGAATCAATCCTTAACGCTTATGGTGATTCTCTCTATGATTGCAACCCCCTTTATTCTTAAAAATTTAAGAAAAATTGCAGAGCTCTTTTTGCCTCAGATAAATACCAAACAAGAAAGTTGTGATATAGGCTACATACAAGATATGAAAGATCAGCTTGCGCAACATGTGGTGGTTTGTGGATATGGGACTTTTGGTCAAGAAACTGTTCGATACCTCAAAGAAGCTCAAATCCCTTATATTGCTATTGATTACAATTTATCAAGAGTAGAGGAGGGGAATAAAAAGGGAGATTATGTTGTGTTTGGAAATATTGCCCAAACAAGTATTTTAGATAAGCTAAATCTTTCTCAAGCTTTGGCTGTAATCATTGCCCTTGATCATACAAGCAGGATTCAACATATTTGCGAGAGTATCCTTGCTAAGTTTCCTCATTGCAAGATTGTTGCAAAGGTTGCAACAGAAGAGGAGGAGGAAGAGTTGAGAGACTTAAATCTTCCTTTGATTATTAATGAAAAACGAGAGATTGCAAGGATTTTGAGCAGTGCAGCACTAAAAACCCCCTCTTTGTCTTAA
- the ribA gene encoding GTP cyclohydrolase II, translating into MKVEVSNTANLPTPYGHFKLTAFREWTQNIHGRDCELEHLVISSLELPKKPLVRIHSECLTGDVLHSLKCDCGGELEIALKLIQQRGGMILYLRQEGRGIGLFNKINAYALQDQGLDTVEANEALGLPRDARDYRIVGEIFKHFGLSEIILLTNNPSKIQFLESFARVEREEIFAPQNCHNQEYLQIKKNKMGHLLP; encoded by the coding sequence ATGAAAGTTGAAGTTTCAAACACTGCCAATTTGCCTACACCTTATGGCCATTTTAAACTTACGGCTTTTAGGGAGTGGACACAAAATATTCATGGGCGTGATTGCGAACTGGAGCATCTTGTTATTAGCTCTTTAGAACTCCCTAAAAAACCACTTGTGAGAATCCATTCTGAATGTTTGACGGGTGATGTATTGCATTCTTTGAAGTGTGATTGCGGAGGAGAGCTTGAGATTGCACTCAAATTGATTCAGCAAAGAGGAGGGATGATTTTATATCTTCGCCAAGAGGGTAGAGGGATCGGACTTTTCAATAAAATCAATGCATATGCCTTGCAAGATCAGGGGTTGGACACGGTTGAGGCCAATGAGGCTTTGGGTCTGCCAAGGGATGCGCGAGATTATCGCATTGTGGGAGAAATTTTTAAGCATTTTGGTCTTTCTGAGATTATTCTGCTGACAAATAATCCATCTAAAATTCAATTTTTAGAATCTTTTGCAAGAGTTGAGCGAGAAGAAATTTTTGCACCTCAAAATTGTCACAATCAAGAGTATCTTCAGATCAAAAAAAATAAGATGGGGCATTTGCTTCCATAA
- the moaC gene encoding cyclic pyranopterin monophosphate synthase MoaC, translating to MEEKKLTHLNQNNHPTMVDVGSKEITQRTAIAQGSIYMSKEAYQMTVEQKTKKGPVIQTAIIAGIMGAKKTSDLIPMCHPISINSVNLEAKYNQEECAITLIATLKCDGKTGIEMEALTSVSIGLLTIYDMLKAVDKGMKISDISLRYKSGGKSGEYQA from the coding sequence ATGGAAGAAAAAAAACTAACACATCTCAATCAAAACAATCATCCTACGATGGTAGATGTCGGATCCAAAGAAATCACTCAGCGCACTGCAATTGCTCAAGGAAGCATTTATATGAGCAAAGAGGCATACCAAATGACAGTTGAGCAGAAAACAAAAAAAGGCCCAGTGATTCAAACTGCAATTATTGCTGGAATCATGGGGGCCAAAAAAACAAGCGATCTTATCCCGATGTGCCACCCTATCTCAATCAATTCTGTCAATCTTGAAGCTAAATATAATCAAGAAGAATGCGCAATTACTCTCATTGCTACATTGAAATGCGATGGAAAAACAGGGATCGAAATGGAAGCATTGACAAGCGTTTCAATCGGACTTTTGACGATCTATGATATGCTCAAAGCAGTTGATAAAGGAATGAAAATCAGCGATATCTCATTAAGATACAAAAGTGGGGGAAAGAGTGGGGAATACCAAGCTTGA
- a CDS encoding TerB family tellurite resistance protein, with protein sequence MFEMIIILGALGVLYYLYITLREYLGNENNQKRFMKQEEAFQLAIPEPISLEEKIYSNEFGLLAGILGYVANADGEICVLEKEVASSMLEDMARELEKLGSFDEVKRTLEDIFYADNKDIQKLTRDFCELTKGEYRKKLKVVEFCFVLGYADGILNEATKEAIIDVGALLELDNKDFNDLYTDFAKANFVEVSLQEAQELFGDAKKEELHQRYLDLIAQTKQNPIGDEETRALNGRDQLLQLRKIHQAYEILKTQQPKSE encoded by the coding sequence ATGTTTGAGATGATCATCATATTGGGTGCTTTGGGGGTTTTATATTATTTATATATAACACTTAGAGAGTATCTAGGGAATGAAAACAACCAAAAACGTTTTATGAAACAAGAAGAGGCATTTCAACTTGCCATTCCTGAACCTATAAGTCTTGAAGAAAAAATTTACTCCAATGAGTTTGGGCTACTTGCCGGAATCTTAGGCTATGTTGCCAATGCCGATGGAGAAATTTGTGTGCTTGAAAAAGAGGTGGCAAGCTCTATGCTTGAAGATATGGCAAGAGAGTTAGAGAAGTTAGGATCTTTTGATGAAGTAAAAAGGACATTAGAAGATATTTTTTATGCGGACAATAAAGATATCCAGAAGCTCACTCGTGATTTTTGTGAATTGACTAAGGGGGAATATAGAAAAAAATTGAAAGTTGTGGAGTTTTGTTTTGTTTTGGGGTATGCAGATGGCATTCTGAATGAAGCCACAAAAGAGGCGATCATTGATGTGGGTGCTTTGCTTGAATTGGATAATAAAGATTTTAATGATTTATATACTGATTTTGCTAAGGCCAACTTTGTTGAAGTCTCTCTTCAAGAGGCACAAGAACTCTTTGGAGATGCAAAGAAGGAGGAATTGCATCAAAGATATCTTGATCTCATTGCTCAAACCAAGCAAAATCCCATTGGCGATGAAGAAACTCGTGCGCTAAATGGAAGAGATCAATTGCTTCAATTAAGAAAAATACATCAGGCTTATGAAATCCTAAAGACACAGCAACCCAAATCAGAATAA
- a CDS encoding M3 family oligoendopeptidase, which yields MQHHWNLNSLFSGTKELEQKTQELTKRAQIFQTTYQGKLQENFAQALKEYEEILEQLGGIQTYVFLLFAQDCALGDVYAKYEMLCNQIRNFVLFFELEYCALDEKVWQQHQKELPQYAHFLSNLTKEKPHQLGLDQEKIILELSPVGAGAFARFFDEYFSQMKFKIQDGKKQKKVGEEEMLAYLHSSDRNERKKAHKIFTKKLKKSSHFLTYVLNMIRKDLAINVKLRGYEKPESFRHLDNCATQKSVDSLVKVTQRHYGLVEKYYFAKKDLLGLKELKDYDRYAPILSPKDEKIPYQDALNMVLESFRAFSPLFFEITQKALQEGWVDSHPRERKRGGAFSHGCIPSAHPYVLLNYTQGRRDIFTIAHEFGHMIHQELSKSQGYLNMDTPLTTAETASVFAEMLLFDHLKEKIPQEELLGLYAGKLEDIFSTLFRQIVMTCFERRIHDNPNELKTQDFNLIWREENQKMFGKSVKLTKKYDYWWSYIPHFIHSPFYCYAYSYGQLLVLALYGLYKQSQEKGEEEIFIKQYIHFLSSGGNQSPKDLIAKFGFDVESEDFWLVGIRQIERLLEEFLALKTSLKG from the coding sequence ATGCAACATCATTGGAATCTTAATAGTCTCTTTAGTGGCACTAAAGAGCTAGAACAGAAAACGCAAGAACTCACAAAAAGAGCACAGATTTTTCAGACAACATATCAAGGAAAGCTTCAAGAAAATTTTGCTCAAGCCCTTAAGGAGTATGAAGAGATACTTGAGCAACTTGGAGGAATCCAAACATATGTTTTCCTGCTTTTTGCTCAAGATTGCGCCTTGGGCGATGTGTATGCAAAGTATGAGATGCTTTGTAATCAGATACGAAATTTTGTTTTGTTTTTTGAATTGGAATATTGTGCCTTAGATGAAAAAGTGTGGCAACAGCACCAAAAGGAGCTTCCGCAATATGCGCATTTTCTTTCCAATCTTACAAAAGAAAAACCCCATCAGCTTGGCTTGGATCAAGAAAAAATTATCCTAGAGCTTTCTCCCGTGGGTGCAGGAGCTTTTGCAAGATTCTTTGATGAGTATTTTTCGCAAATGAAATTTAAAATCCAAGATGGTAAGAAGCAAAAAAAGGTGGGAGAGGAAGAGATGCTTGCCTATCTTCACTCCTCTGATCGCAATGAGCGCAAAAAAGCACACAAAATTTTCACAAAAAAACTCAAGAAGTCTTCGCATTTTCTTACTTATGTTCTCAATATGATCCGTAAAGATTTGGCAATCAATGTGAAATTGCGTGGATATGAAAAACCAGAAAGTTTTAGACATTTGGATAATTGCGCGACACAAAAAAGCGTCGATTCTTTGGTGAAGGTTACTCAGAGGCATTATGGTTTGGTTGAAAAATATTATTTTGCCAAAAAGGATCTTTTGGGGCTTAAAGAATTAAAAGACTATGATCGCTATGCTCCTATCCTTTCGCCAAAAGATGAAAAAATACCCTATCAAGATGCTCTAAATATGGTCTTAGAATCTTTTCGTGCATTTTCTCCTTTGTTTTTTGAGATCACCCAAAAAGCACTCCAAGAAGGCTGGGTAGATTCTCATCCTAGAGAGAGAAAAAGGGGAGGGGCCTTTAGTCACGGGTGTATTCCTAGTGCTCATCCCTATGTTTTATTGAATTATACGCAAGGGCGTCGCGATATTTTTACAATCGCCCATGAGTTTGGACATATGATCCATCAAGAATTGAGCAAATCACAGGGCTATCTCAATATGGACACACCCCTCACAACCGCAGAAACAGCATCAGTTTTTGCTGAGATGCTTTTGTTTGATCACCTCAAAGAAAAAATACCTCAAGAAGAGCTTTTGGGACTTTATGCTGGAAAATTGGAAGATATTTTTTCTACCTTATTTAGGCAGATTGTTATGACTTGCTTTGAGCGCCGAATCCATGATAATCCCAATGAGCTAAAAACTCAGGATTTTAATCTCATCTGGAGAGAAGAGAATCAGAAAATGTTTGGCAAAAGCGTGAAGCTCACCAAAAAATATGATTATTGGTGGAGTTATATCCCTCATTTCATTCACTCTCCTTTTTATTGCTATGCTTATAGCTATGGGCAACTCCTTGTTTTAGCTCTTTATGGCCTATATAAACAATCTCAAGAAAAGGGAGAAGAAGAGATATTTATCAAGCAATATATTCACTTTTTAAGTTCTGGAGGAAATCAGTCTCCCAAAGATTTGATTGCTAAATTCGGCTTTGATGTTGAGAGTGAGGATTTTTGGCTTGTTGGAATTAGGCAAATCGAGCGTTTATTGGAAGAATTTTTAGCACTTAAGACAAGCTTGAAGGGATAG
- a CDS encoding tyrosine-type recombinase/integrase, translated as MSQLLNCKANFADSLLFWLTRFLRYKLTTLSSKNVQNRDAISLIIAKFQALPSSLNELEILCKEARKNGLIGIATYANPLLKLYPYLVAMSFERLEQIHEELLIDFLTIQGSGLSSATKKNYRVAMIGFFAYLDKHNRTEDGKAHIFNIELKNIGGIRGRSGQKLPAYMNETEIDIFLRSIDEYPQSQKIAIRNRLILKLIIYTGIRVSEALNLRMKDIFPQKEVYLLQIRGKGDKMRVVMIKRQHIESLLMQWIKQKKELGIKSELLFCNQKGESLSQAYIYKVVDQILSYGGIYKEKMGAHMLRHSFATLLYQKSQDLVLVQEALGHADLNTSRIYTHFDTNRLIQAASIMDEMGK; from the coding sequence ATGTCTCAACTACTAAATTGCAAGGCAAATTTTGCAGATAGTCTTTTGTTTTGGCTTACGCGTTTTTTGAGATATAAACTCACAACGCTTTCAAGTAAAAATGTTCAAAATCGCGATGCAATTTCTCTCATTATCGCTAAATTTCAAGCCCTCCCCTCTTCTCTTAACGAACTTGAGATTCTGTGTAAGGAAGCAAGAAAGAATGGACTTATTGGAATTGCTACATATGCCAATCCTCTTTTGAAGCTGTATCCTTATTTGGTTGCAATGTCTTTTGAGCGTCTTGAGCAAATACACGAGGAACTTTTGATCGATTTTCTTACGATTCAAGGAAGCGGACTCAGCTCAGCAACAAAAAAAAATTATCGTGTTGCAATGATTGGTTTTTTTGCTTATCTTGATAAGCATAATAGGACAGAGGATGGGAAAGCTCATATCTTCAACATTGAATTAAAAAATATTGGAGGGATTCGGGGAAGAAGCGGACAAAAACTCCCTGCTTATATGAATGAAACAGAGATTGATATTTTCCTCAGATCAATTGATGAATATCCTCAATCTCAGAAAATCGCTATTCGTAACCGTTTGATTTTAAAGCTTATTATCTATACGGGCATTCGTGTAAGTGAAGCTTTAAATTTGAGAATGAAGGATATTTTCCCACAAAAAGAAGTCTATCTTTTACAAATTCGAGGAAAGGGGGACAAAATGCGTGTTGTGATGATTAAGCGACAACATATTGAATCCCTACTGATGCAATGGATTAAGCAAAAAAAGGAGTTGGGAATCAAGAGCGAATTGTTGTTTTGCAATCAAAAAGGAGAAAGTCTCTCTCAAGCTTATATTTATAAAGTCGTTGATCAGATTCTTAGCTATGGCGGAATTTATAAAGAAAAGATGGGTGCACATATGCTACGCCATAGTTTTGCTACCCTGCTCTATCAAAAAAGTCAGGATTTAGTGCTTGTGCAAGAGGCATTGGGACACGCAGATCTTAATACAAGCAGAATCTATACACATTTTGATACAAACCGTTTGATTCAAGCTGCAAGTATTATGGATGAAATGGGGAAATAA
- a CDS encoding rolling circle replication-associated protein, translating to MAYYKSTKLRWKKWKTNRMQISLFCQGRSGAGWLRSVLVLSHKETQQMDRSLNLRKCLPFSSSIFVTLTYSNEFLPSPPSVSKRELQLFLKRLRKALGDKKIRYYACGEYGDTFLRPHYHLIIFGMGNTSEEVKLIEKIWNKGLIYVRNVLGIQNPTAGDKKLIELSNAVSNEKGYNLVPHPDGKSFEFGFSPESIAGQSVSEGLTGLVFGNWHLAKEGYFNMATRKKIEREAIKAGILKKGQTFNWEWSPYSYKLIPEKKGWLYKKLEKILGGE from the coding sequence ATGGCTTACTACAAATCGACCAAGCTAAGGTGGAAAAAGTGGAAAACCAATAGGATGCAAATCTCCCTTTTTTGTCAAGGACGCTCAGGTGCTGGTTGGTTGCGGTCGGTGCTTGTTTTGTCGCATAAAGAAACGCAACAAATGGACCGCTCGCTTAATCTTAGAAAATGCTTGCCATTTTCTTCTAGTATATTTGTTACTCTGACTTATTCCAATGAGTTTCTCCCCTCCCCTCCCTCTGTATCTAAGCGTGAGTTGCAATTATTTCTTAAGCGTCTTAGAAAGGCTTTAGGAGATAAGAAAATCCGCTATTACGCTTGCGGTGAGTATGGAGATACTTTCTTGCGTCCCCATTATCATTTGATTATTTTCGGAATGGGGAATACTTCTGAAGAGGTTAAGTTAATTGAAAAAATTTGGAATAAAGGACTAATTTATGTGCGAAATGTTTTAGGAATTCAAAATCCGACAGCAGGAGATAAAAAACTTATTGAACTTTCTAATGCTGTTTCTAATGAGAAAGGATATAATTTAGTCCCCCACCCTGACGGAAAATCTTTTGAGTTTGGCTTTTCTCCTGAAAGTATTGCTGGGCAATCTGTTTCAGAAGGGCTTACTGGTTTAGTTTTTGGCAATTGGCATCTTGCCAAAGAGGGCTATTTTAATATGGCTACGCGAAAAAAGATAGAAAGAGAAGCTATCAAAGCTGGTATTCTGAAAAAGGGTCAAACCTTTAACTGGGAATGGTCGCCTTATAGTTACAAACTTATTCCTGAAAAAAAGGGTTGGTTATATAAAAAGTTAGAAAAAATCTTAGGAGGTGAATAA
- a CDS encoding MoaD/ThiS family protein has product MAKIKVEFLGPIGLEAQSFELSTLEELKNELQKDIKLQEWLKLSAVAINNVIVENLDYSFQDGDHVVLLPPVCGG; this is encoded by the coding sequence ATGGCAAAAATCAAAGTGGAATTTTTGGGCCCAATTGGCCTTGAAGCTCAGAGCTTTGAACTATCAACGCTTGAAGAGCTTAAAAACGAGTTGCAAAAAGACATCAAGCTTCAAGAATGGCTCAAGCTTAGCGCAGTGGCGATCAATAATGTGATTGTGGAGAATCTTGATTATTCTTTTCAAGATGGAGATCATGTTGTTTTGCTTCCCCCAGTTTGTGGAGGATAA
- a CDS encoding coiled-coil domain-containing protein: protein MKAFFKLLFALCISAGWYAITHQEGISVIFFFIVCFALFVRPSKTHQSAIRDQYIEKLKENIKKNQEVSEQFSKEKNITYKDFRKKERL from the coding sequence ATGAAAGCATTTTTTAAGCTTCTTTTTGCTCTATGTATTTCTGCAGGATGGTATGCCATTACTCATCAAGAGGGGATAAGCGTCATTTTCTTTTTTATTGTTTGTTTTGCTTTATTTGTTAGACCTTCTAAAACTCATCAATCTGCAATTCGAGATCAATACATCGAAAAGCTTAAGGAGAATATTAAAAAAAACCAAGAGGTCAGCGAGCAGTTTTCAAAAGAAAAAAATATTACCTATAAAGATTTTAGAAAAAAGGAGAGATTGTAA